The following are from one region of the Candidatus Hydrogenedentota bacterium genome:
- a CDS encoding GMC family oxidoreductase, with protein sequence MASGCTYDFIVVGSGSSGGVVAGLLQRAGAKCLLIEAGKHFTASTFPANEADYSAQMFWGGGLEYDTRCLMGFLRGKCVGGGSIVNQALQDRFDDIALGDWKAQSGIDYFTPEAMDPFYTAAEDGIVLQTLPAEQRNRSAQLFIRGLDHAEVGWAALRRGQCDCGVEQGNDCIACLGGCHRDSKQSTLIAYIDPAMPKGLDLAAEFLVDRVEHSASGVKVHGHNGSGPKTYEAKKCILAGGSFGTTQILLKSGFRDKLPALGKCFSMHPQYMSFAEFDEPVDAHKGAFQTVKSSDKGLRKKGYKLENVYAPPVSIAMLYRRGGVDLQRFMKRYRYYACVEVAVRDEATGELSIDRKGKLLIKKEITAQDAARRDDGLELVRSVFAAVGAKSMFQSPMYFGLHLMGGCAIGVDPRTSVVNEAFQVHGCENLYTADTSIFPNAPGINPALSVMALAHKLSRQLVKG encoded by the coding sequence ATGGCAAGCGGATGTACCTACGATTTCATTGTGGTTGGCTCTGGCTCTTCCGGAGGTGTCGTTGCGGGCCTTCTGCAACGCGCGGGGGCAAAGTGCCTGCTCATAGAAGCGGGAAAGCATTTCACCGCGAGCACCTTTCCTGCCAATGAAGCCGACTATTCCGCGCAGATGTTCTGGGGCGGGGGGCTTGAGTACGACACCCGTTGTCTGATGGGATTCCTGCGCGGCAAATGCGTCGGCGGCGGTTCCATCGTCAATCAAGCGTTGCAGGATCGGTTCGACGATATTGCACTCGGAGACTGGAAGGCGCAGTCCGGCATCGACTACTTCACCCCTGAGGCCATGGATCCCTTCTATACGGCCGCAGAAGACGGAATTGTCCTGCAGACCTTGCCTGCCGAACAACGAAACCGAAGTGCCCAACTTTTCATACGGGGGCTTGACCATGCGGAGGTAGGCTGGGCCGCGTTGCGGCGCGGGCAGTGCGACTGCGGTGTCGAACAGGGTAACGATTGCATCGCGTGTCTTGGCGGTTGCCACCGCGATTCGAAACAGAGCACGCTGATTGCCTACATCGATCCTGCGATGCCAAAAGGTCTGGACCTTGCCGCCGAGTTTCTGGTGGACCGTGTCGAGCACAGTGCTTCCGGCGTCAAGGTTCACGGGCACAACGGCAGCGGGCCAAAGACCTACGAAGCGAAGAAGTGCATTCTGGCAGGCGGGTCATTTGGCACGACACAGATACTTCTGAAGTCGGGGTTTCGCGATAAGCTGCCCGCGCTCGGCAAATGCTTTTCCATGCACCCTCAGTATATGTCGTTTGCGGAGTTTGACGAACCGGTCGATGCGCACAAGGGTGCGTTTCAAACCGTCAAATCCTCGGACAAAGGGCTTCGCAAGAAGGGCTACAAACTGGAGAATGTGTACGCACCCCCGGTGAGTATTGCCATGTTGTACCGGCGCGGCGGCGTGGACTTGCAGCGCTTCATGAAACGATACCGCTACTATGCGTGCGTGGAAGTCGCGGTACGCGATGAAGCCACCGGCGAGCTATCAATTGATCGCAAGGGCAAGTTGCTGATCAAGAAAGAGATCACGGCGCAAGACGCGGCCCGCCGCGACGATGGATTGGAACTTGTGCGGAGCGTGTTCGCGGCGGTGGGCGCCAAGAGCATGTTTCAGTCGCCGATGTACTTTGGATTGCACCTGATGGGCGGTTGCGCCATCGGTGTAGACCCGCGAACCTCAGTCGTGAACGAGGCATTCCAAGTACATGGGTGCGAGAATTTGTATACGGCGGATACCAGCATTTTCCCGAACGCGCCGGGCATCAATCCCGCGCTGTCGGTGATGGCCCTCGCGCACAAGCTGAGCCGGCAACTGGTGAAAGGATAG
- a CDS encoding methyltransferase domain-containing protein has translation MDSRDLDNQYRRQARWFVGERNRLLRRVDIASKGRVLDLGAGTGTTLADLKWRCGGIAVGLDSDVKSLRLAEGLRVAGTGETLPFHAGSFDLVFTQMFFLWVRDLRQVIAEIDRVLLPGGHLIAAAEPDYGGLIEYPSSSSGLKAYGESLRTEGADVQVARKLGQALRTAGFEVNAGVHPCDPLSRVDNSDGANADQGFLFLPYFHFLCRKPE, from the coding sequence ATGGACTCCCGCGACCTCGACAACCAATATCGCCGCCAGGCGCGTTGGTTCGTGGGCGAACGAAACCGCTTATTGCGAAGAGTCGATATCGCGAGCAAAGGCCGCGTGCTTGACCTTGGAGCAGGCACCGGCACAACGCTGGCGGATTTAAAGTGGCGCTGCGGCGGTATTGCGGTTGGACTGGACAGCGACGTGAAATCCCTTCGGTTAGCAGAAGGTCTTCGCGTGGCAGGAACCGGCGAAACGCTGCCGTTCCATGCTGGTTCATTCGACCTCGTATTCACTCAGATGTTCTTCTTGTGGGTCAGGGATCTTAGACAGGTGATTGCCGAGATTGATCGAGTACTACTACCCGGCGGTCATCTGATTGCCGCCGCGGAGCCCGACTACGGCGGGCTTATCGAGTATCCGTCCTCAAGTTCGGGTCTCAAGGCTTACGGCGAATCGCTGAGAACCGAAGGTGCTGACGTACAAGTCGCCAGAAAGTTGGGACAGGCATTACGAACAGCAGGGTTTGAGGTGAACGCCGGTGTGCATCCATGCGATCCGTTGTCGCGCGTAGATAATTCCGATGGCGCAAATGCGGACCAGGGATTCCTGTTTCTGCCCTATTTCCATTTCCTGTGCAGAAAGCCCGAGTGA
- a CDS encoding glycerophosphodiester phosphodiesterase — MKSNIAVLILSLAIAAVGIPDSAEGQSSHSGDSIKPFFKRPFLLGAHRGGELLWPENTAAGFELAAKTFPGILLETDARMTADGAIVLMHDDSVDRTTNGKGKIADLTLAQIKALDAGYSFTKDGGATYPYRGKGVTVATLEEALACAPDSNFLVDFKGSAALADACIKIIRDAKAQDRVLIASFVPEAVARTRETAPELATCYDFASGAALLSALRGGTWDSYKPISDVLSMDEDMLPQFQLKPEDIKAIRAKGIKFQIHTINDPVKMRAYLDMGVDSILSDKPDLLAKAIEEWKKESDKG; from the coding sequence ATGAAATCGAACATTGCCGTATTGATCCTGTCGCTGGCAATTGCCGCCGTGGGTATCCCCGATTCCGCGGAAGGACAGTCCTCGCATTCCGGCGACAGCATAAAGCCGTTCTTCAAGAGGCCGTTTCTGCTCGGGGCACACCGAGGGGGTGAATTGTTGTGGCCGGAAAACACGGCCGCTGGATTCGAACTCGCCGCCAAAACATTTCCGGGAATCCTCCTGGAGACCGATGCCCGCATGACTGCGGACGGAGCCATCGTACTCATGCACGATGACTCCGTGGACCGAACGACCAACGGTAAGGGCAAGATTGCGGATTTAACGCTCGCGCAAATCAAAGCCCTTGACGCAGGCTACTCCTTCACAAAAGACGGAGGCGCTACATACCCCTATCGCGGCAAAGGTGTAACTGTGGCGACACTGGAAGAAGCGCTGGCTTGCGCTCCAGATTCGAATTTCCTTGTTGACTTCAAAGGATCAGCCGCATTGGCCGACGCATGCATCAAGATTATCAGAGACGCAAAAGCACAAGACCGGGTATTGATCGCTTCCTTCGTTCCCGAAGCTGTGGCGCGCACCCGTGAAACGGCGCCTGAATTGGCGACCTGCTATGACTTCGCGTCGGGGGCAGCCTTGCTGTCCGCTCTCCGAGGCGGTACGTGGGACTCGTACAAGCCTATAAGCGATGTACTTTCCATGGACGAAGACATGTTGCCCCAGTTTCAGCTCAAGCCGGAAGACATTAAGGCGATTCGAGCAAAAGGCATCAAGTTTCAGATCCACACCATCAACGACCCCGTCAAGATGAGAGCCTACCTCGATATGGGTGTAGACAGCATTCTGTCCGACAAACCGGACCTACTTGCCAAAGCGATCGAAGAATGGAAGAAGGAATCCGATAAGGGCTGA
- a CDS encoding iron-containing alcohol dehydrogenase — protein MSTKTKRGELLARAYAVSPDLAIEICHIGSDAAKQLADFAKAKCGVKAFVVSDENTRKAVGDAPYSELRAAGKSLSEKVFGGERLDASDHLGDEVAEEGRDADFFVGIGSGSVCDLAKHAGTKLNRPVLLYGTAASMNGYTSGITAMKVRGLKRTIPCQPALGVFADPAVVAAAPARMTAAGVADFLSKCSAGADWRTAHFLRNEYYDESALRFYEGIVEEMLESAEAVGRGDANAAALVMEALLLSGLAMLVAGSSSPASGGEHLISHFVDMKQALYGTPNDLHGVQVGVATVHCLRLWEKVLAVDASAMDIDALVDSQPTEAQIRTWAIEDWGESVAAEVLKQWGQKALDPAGIRAELEKFRDGLPELRKAVGQDLLPAETVASAIRLSGGPTEPEGMTAPLDEYRKALKRARYIRNRFTVLDLSAELGLD, from the coding sequence ATGTCCACCAAGACCAAGCGCGGGGAGTTGCTTGCCCGCGCCTATGCCGTTTCACCCGACCTCGCCATCGAGATTTGTCATATCGGTTCGGACGCGGCAAAGCAGTTGGCAGACTTTGCCAAGGCGAAGTGCGGAGTCAAGGCCTTTGTCGTTTCGGACGAGAATACCCGGAAGGCCGTCGGAGATGCGCCGTATTCGGAGCTTCGCGCCGCTGGCAAGAGTCTGTCCGAGAAGGTGTTTGGAGGTGAGAGACTGGACGCCTCGGATCACCTCGGGGACGAAGTCGCTGAAGAAGGCCGTGACGCCGATTTCTTCGTGGGGATCGGGTCAGGTTCGGTGTGCGATCTGGCAAAGCATGCGGGAACGAAACTGAATCGCCCCGTTCTGCTTTATGGAACGGCTGCATCCATGAATGGGTATACATCGGGCATCACCGCGATGAAGGTCCGTGGCCTGAAGCGAACCATCCCCTGTCAGCCCGCCTTGGGTGTATTCGCGGACCCTGCGGTGGTCGCGGCCGCGCCCGCGCGCATGACGGCAGCCGGCGTTGCGGATTTCCTGTCGAAGTGTTCGGCGGGAGCCGATTGGCGGACCGCCCACTTCTTGCGGAACGAGTACTATGATGAAAGTGCGCTGCGCTTCTATGAGGGAATCGTGGAAGAGATGCTCGAAAGCGCCGAGGCCGTAGGCCGTGGCGATGCCAACGCTGCCGCGCTCGTAATGGAAGCGCTTCTGCTTTCCGGTTTGGCCATGCTTGTCGCGGGGTCTTCCTCGCCAGCGTCGGGTGGAGAACATCTCATTTCCCATTTCGTGGATATGAAGCAGGCACTCTATGGCACGCCGAACGACTTGCACGGTGTTCAGGTGGGCGTGGCGACGGTGCACTGCCTTCGCCTTTGGGAGAAGGTGCTTGCCGTGGACGCGTCGGCAATGGATATCGATGCGCTTGTGGATTCCCAGCCAACTGAAGCGCAGATTCGGACGTGGGCAATTGAAGATTGGGGTGAATCGGTTGCAGCAGAAGTCCTGAAACAATGGGGGCAGAAGGCACTTGACCCGGCAGGCATTCGCGCCGAGCTGGAGAAGTTCCGGGACGGTCTCCCTGAACTGCGCAAAGCAGTTGGACAAGATCTGCTGCCAGCGGAGACTGTTGCGAGCGCTATTCGCCTCTCCGGCGGTCCAACCGAGCCCGAAGGTATGACGGCGCCCTTGGATGAATACCGAAAGGCACTCAAGCGCGCTCGCTACATTCGAAACCGATTCACGGTGCTCGATCTTTCAGCCGAATTGGGATTAGACTGA
- a CDS encoding PAS domain-containing protein, which yields MFLELIQNMALLISLAVILQVLARRTERKPALYESVTGLLFGCVGIVGMMTPMHFAEGVIYDGRSIILSLAGIFGGPIAALLSAVMCGVYRGYLGGPGALAGILTITESAALGAVYGYLRRRDEAWVTPFKLWCFALLVHVLMLAAQLLIPEKGLAAVLYVGPSVLIFYPLVFMLIAQVFLDDERRRRSENALRESQERLDLVLRGAELGAWDWHIVSNRVTFNERWATMLGYEVGELSPHYDTWERLVHPDDSKRVIEALQDHVKGHSDSYEVEYRLKRKDGDWAWVLDKGRVIERTADGKPIRACGTHLDITERKLAEETREKLEEQLKQAHKMEAVGQLAGGIAHDFNNLLQVILGNADLLSSGLKPDDPNFEILDEVRRAGERASELTQQLLAFSRRQIIQPVNLDLNDLIQSVLRMIRRIIGEHIELRFIPGDRLGLVYADKGQIEQIVLNLCVNARDAMPTGGTLTIETENVIIGEAYCREHLWATEGRYVLLSVTDSGVGMDELTQAHIFEPFFTTKGVGQGTGLGLATVYGIVKRHSGLVHVYSELDKGTTFKIYLPITERFAEEVGAKIEPRVVGGSETILVAEDEEMVRNLVVRILESAGYSVLSAVDGEDALRVFEAHADRINLALLDVMMPKLGGKEVMNKMLERRPDMRVLFSSGYSENAVHANFVIKTGLRLISKPYRSDELLRAVRETLDAPLST from the coding sequence GTGTTCCTCGAACTCATTCAGAACATGGCCCTCCTAATTTCGTTGGCCGTGATACTTCAAGTCCTTGCGCGCCGCACCGAGAGAAAACCGGCACTGTACGAGTCCGTGACGGGGCTCCTGTTCGGCTGCGTCGGCATAGTCGGCATGATGACGCCCATGCATTTTGCGGAAGGCGTTATCTACGATGGCCGGTCCATCATCCTGAGTCTTGCCGGGATCTTCGGAGGACCAATCGCCGCGCTGCTGTCTGCTGTGATGTGTGGTGTGTATCGGGGTTATTTGGGTGGTCCAGGCGCATTGGCAGGAATCCTGACCATAACCGAGTCGGCCGCGCTTGGTGCAGTCTATGGGTATCTGCGCCGACGCGACGAAGCGTGGGTCACGCCATTCAAGCTGTGGTGCTTTGCTCTCCTTGTCCATGTGTTAATGCTGGCAGCCCAGTTACTGATTCCGGAAAAGGGTCTCGCCGCTGTGCTCTACGTGGGACCTAGCGTACTTATATTTTACCCACTGGTCTTTATGTTGATAGCGCAAGTCTTTCTCGATGATGAACGAAGGCGGAGGTCAGAGAACGCCTTGCGAGAAAGCCAAGAACGTCTCGACCTCGTTCTGCGTGGAGCAGAATTGGGCGCGTGGGACTGGCATATAGTGTCAAATCGTGTGACATTCAACGAACGTTGGGCCACGATGCTGGGGTACGAAGTTGGCGAGTTGAGTCCCCACTATGATACCTGGGAGAGGTTGGTCCATCCCGATGACTCCAAGCGTGTGATAGAAGCGCTGCAGGATCACGTCAAGGGACATAGTGATTCATACGAAGTCGAGTATCGTCTGAAGAGGAAGGACGGCGATTGGGCTTGGGTTCTGGACAAAGGTCGCGTCATTGAGCGAACGGCCGATGGAAAGCCAATCCGCGCGTGTGGCACTCATCTTGACATTACCGAGCGCAAGCTTGCCGAGGAAACCCGCGAGAAGCTGGAAGAACAGTTGAAGCAAGCGCACAAGATGGAAGCGGTGGGGCAATTAGCGGGCGGCATCGCGCACGACTTCAATAATTTGCTTCAGGTGATCCTGGGGAATGCGGATCTTCTGAGTAGCGGACTCAAGCCGGATGACCCGAATTTCGAGATATTGGACGAGGTCCGACGGGCGGGGGAACGCGCCTCGGAATTGACACAGCAATTACTGGCTTTCAGCAGGCGGCAGATCATCCAGCCCGTGAACCTGGATCTGAACGATCTCATTCAGTCCGTACTCCGGATGATTCGCCGAATTATCGGGGAGCATATCGAGTTGCGGTTCATTCCCGGCGATCGGCTTGGGTTGGTGTACGCCGATAAGGGGCAAATCGAGCAAATCGTGCTCAATCTGTGCGTAAATGCGCGCGACGCTATGCCTACGGGTGGCACGTTGACCATCGAGACCGAGAACGTCATCATCGGAGAGGCGTATTGCCGCGAGCACCTGTGGGCGACCGAAGGCCGGTACGTATTGTTGAGCGTGACGGACAGCGGCGTGGGCATGGATGAACTGACGCAGGCTCACATTTTTGAGCCGTTTTTTACGACCAAAGGCGTGGGACAGGGTACCGGGCTTGGGCTTGCCACGGTGTACGGCATTGTGAAACGGCACAGCGGGTTGGTTCATGTCTACAGTGAGCTAGACAAAGGTACGACCTTCAAGATTTATTTGCCCATCACCGAACGTTTCGCGGAAGAAGTCGGGGCCAAGATCGAGCCGCGTGTTGTGGGCGGTTCTGAGACGATTCTCGTTGCTGAAGACGAAGAAATGGTCCGTAACCTTGTTGTTCGTATTCTGGAGTCTGCCGGGTACAGCGTGCTGTCTGCCGTCGACGGAGAGGACGCATTGCGCGTTTTTGAAGCCCACGCCGATAGAATTAATCTTGCGCTTCTCGACGTGATGATGCCCAAGCTCGGGGGCAAAGAGGTGATGAACAAGATGCTGGAACGCCGTCCGGATATGCGTGTCCTTTTCAGCAGCGGCTACAGCGAGAATGCAGTGCACGCGAATTTTGTCATCAAGACGGGATTGCGTCTAATCAGCAAACCTTACCGGAGCGATGAGTTGCTGCGCGCGGTTCGAGAGACACTTGATGCGCCGTTGAGCACGTAG